The Gallus gallus isolate bGalGal1 chromosome 23, bGalGal1.mat.broiler.GRCg7b, whole genome shotgun sequence genome includes a region encoding these proteins:
- the PTP4A2 gene encoding protein tyrosine phosphatase type IVA 2 isoform X2 — MNRPAPVEISYDGMRFLITHNPTNATLCRFIEELKKYGVTTLVRVCDATYDKAPIEKEGIQVLDWPFDDGAPPPSQIVDDWLNLLKTKFREESGCCVAVHCVAGLGRAPVLVALALLECGMKYEDAVQFIRQKRRGAFNSKQLLYLEKYRPKMRLRFKDANSHCCVQ; from the exons ATGAACCGTCCAGCCCCCGTGGAAATCAGCTATGACGGGATGCGTTTCCTCATCACTCACAACCCAACCAATGCGACCCTCTGCAGGTTCATAGAG GAGCTGAAGAAGTATGGAGTGACAACCTTGGTGCGAGTCTGTGATGCCACCTATGATAAAGCTCCTATCGAAAAAGAAGGAATCCAAGTTCTA GACTGGCCGTTCGATGACGGAGCACCACCCCCCAGTCAGATAGTTGACGACTGGCTCAACCTGTTGAAAACCAAATTCCGTGAAGAGAGTGGATGTTGTGTTGCTGTTCACTGTGTTGCAGGGTTGGGAAG GGCTCCTGTCCTGGTTGCACTTGCTCTCCTTGAATGTGGAATGAAGTACGAAGATGCAGTTCAGTTTATAAGGCA gaAAAGGAGGGGAGCTTTCAATTCCAAACAGCTGCTTTACCTTGAGAAATACCGACCTAAGATGCGGTTACGCTTCAAAGATGCCAACAGTCACTGCTGTGTTCAGTAG
- the PTP4A2 gene encoding protein tyrosine phosphatase type IVA 2 isoform X1, with amino-acid sequence MFSAVKRFQAPVEISYDGMRFLITHNPTNATLCRFIEELKKYGVTTLVRVCDATYDKAPIEKEGIQVLDWPFDDGAPPPSQIVDDWLNLLKTKFREESGCCVAVHCVAGLGRAPVLVALALLECGMKYEDAVQFIRQKRRGAFNSKQLLYLEKYRPKMRLRFKDANSHCCVQ; translated from the exons atgttttctgctgtgaaacGTTTCCAAG CCCCCGTGGAAATCAGCTATGACGGGATGCGTTTCCTCATCACTCACAACCCAACCAATGCGACCCTCTGCAGGTTCATAGAG GAGCTGAAGAAGTATGGAGTGACAACCTTGGTGCGAGTCTGTGATGCCACCTATGATAAAGCTCCTATCGAAAAAGAAGGAATCCAAGTTCTA GACTGGCCGTTCGATGACGGAGCACCACCCCCCAGTCAGATAGTTGACGACTGGCTCAACCTGTTGAAAACCAAATTCCGTGAAGAGAGTGGATGTTGTGTTGCTGTTCACTGTGTTGCAGGGTTGGGAAG GGCTCCTGTCCTGGTTGCACTTGCTCTCCTTGAATGTGGAATGAAGTACGAAGATGCAGTTCAGTTTATAAGGCA gaAAAGGAGGGGAGCTTTCAATTCCAAACAGCTGCTTTACCTTGAGAAATACCGACCTAAGATGCGGTTACGCTTCAAAGATGCCAACAGTCACTGCTGTGTTCAGTAG